The proteins below are encoded in one region of Neodiprion virginianus isolate iyNeoVirg1 chromosome 7, iyNeoVirg1.1, whole genome shotgun sequence:
- the LOC124309660 gene encoding uncharacterized protein LOC124309660 isoform X1 → MAMSSVTGLQSGLVDQPELIFELEWKRPPKYSAKRQDPKARIGICDPPDPSLDLWLFKSYLCQNIGLSGDIAISYVDSDGDELPIDSECEFREALKFARLQSKKYKNVVLIIDKIGKQELSSNKVDPKQALLFNACDGLFVIPKKPSLTTKNEMAPIHMTGIIKSDEKVEEKPKTNSSFESSSPENAPPAWFRSYMDSMKREIVEEVSTKVMSEVMGVLNAGSSETCSSCSHSMHRNRHSQESNTEEKLRRKKKKRAIGEVESSDTFNPPQQPDVQVLRRLKKIESLAHNFHKALENKRKKCEKIKYAYPNIVLLDNNLDKRPKSAFVPVISAAPKDELPTKCETDSNIASCSEGRARMNCSVTGQEMLEKPTSKENTYESESDSDNISMLYDSDNSVNLSDAEHDYNFEMVQTPPCFILDKPLNTCDSQDSKPPETFDNSAPLTADRHNFNVVCEAESDRNNNQDSPSYEVLSDPASSDSSLRLNEDHFHVSRNISEQTSNADLIDLNHENQDEKKSNALVIDMAGKVFEESIDDASNEVIEIYLNKRPGGSYAFVNETLPSHVTKDTSQMSKSDTNLGESNYESCNLNLNMKSSHPSYESKKDKSAPTVTESQTTFQSQTEFTSGMTNDTTHSFSSHSSHTTGNGVYTFTPVQTQTSHTDPKYTVIDNNASKGLEETKYTSCENDLGVRDCQSELGEDKQTNDTGGKYRREFTSEGSACVFTEQSQKSSVENETRESSPDIGRASNDAVHILPETLVSGAVTVASSAYSTARRVFDRIRSMQSGGAYENVDDGILGSDIERYFSVLEEMGFTNVELNARLLHEYKFDMSRVISALVQ, encoded by the exons TGCCAAAACATAGGCTTGTCAGGGGACATAGCTATCAGCTACGTGGATAGCGACGGTGACGAACTACCAATCGATTCGGAGTGTGAATTTCGTGAAGCACTTaag TTTGCTAGATTGCAAAGCAAGAAGTACAAGAATGTTGTGTTGATCATTGACAAAATAGGGAAGCAAGAATTATCGTCTAACAAAGTTGATCCGAAACAGGCCCTCCTGTTTAATGCTTGCGACGGATTGTTTGTTATTCCAAAAAAACCCTCTTTAACTACGAAGAACGAAATGGCTCCAATCCACATGACTGGGATCATCAAGAGTGAtgaaaaagtagaagaaaagCCTAAGACTAACTCTTCTTTTGAATCCTCGTCACCTGAAAACGCTCCACCAGCTTGGTTCAGAAGTTACATGGACTCG ATGAAGCGTGAGATCGTCGAAGAGGTCTCTACGAAAGTAATGTCGGAGGTAATGGGAGTATTGAATGCAGGTTCTTCAGAGACATGTTCCTCGTGCAGCCATTCTATGCATCGCAATCGCCATTCTCAAGAGTCAAATACTGAAGAGAAACTACgtcgtaaaaagaaaaagcgaGCCATCGGCGAAGTAGAATCAAGCGATACGTTTAACCCTCCTCAACAGCCGGATGTTCAAGTGCTTCGAAGGCTAAAGAAGATCGAAAGTTTGGCACACAACTTTCATAAGGCGCTTGAGAATAagcgaaaaaaatgtgaaaagatAAAATATGCTTATCCTAATATCGTTCTGCTGGATAATAACCTCGATAAGCGTCCCAAAAGCGCTTTTGTACCTGTCATCTCAGCAGCGCCAAAAGATGAACTGCCCACGAAATGCGAGACAGATTCGAACATTGCTTCCTGCAGCGAGGGAAGGGCTCGAATGAATTGCTCCGTAACTGGACAAGAAATGCTCGAGAAGCCGACGAGCAAAGAAAACACGTACGAAAGTGAGTCCGACAGTGACAACATCAGCATGTTGTACGACAGCGACAACTCTGTTAATCTTTCGGACGCCGAGCATGACTATAACTTTGAGATGGTACAGACACCGCCCTGCTTCATACTAGACAAACCATTAAACACTTGCGACTCCCAGGATTCAAAACCTCCCGAAACATTTGACAACAGCGCTCCGCTAACAGCGGACAGGCATAACTTCAACGTCGTGTGTGAAGCAGAAAGCGATCGTAACAACAATCAAGATTCTCCGAGCTACGAGGTTCTCTCCGACCCAGCATCTTCCGACTCCTCGCTCCGCCTAAACGAGGACCATTTCCATGTGAGCAGGAATATATCGGAACAAACGTCAAATGCAGACCTTATCGATCTGAACCACGAGAATCAAGATGAGAAAAAGAGCAATGCGCTTGTGATTGACATGGCAGGAAAGGTATTTGAAGAGAGTATTGATGATGCATCAAACGAAGTAATCGAAATATATTTGAACAAACGCCCTGGAGGCAGTTACGCCTTCGTCAATGAAACTTTACCGAGCCACGTCACCAAAGACACTTCACAAATGTCCAAGTCGGACACGAATTTGGGTGAGTCGAACTACGAGAGTTGTAACTTGAATTTGAACATGAAAAGTTCTCATCCAAGTTACGAATCGAAGAAAGACAAATCAGCCCCTACTGTCACCGAATCGCAGACCACTTTTCAATCACAAACAGAGTTCACGTCGGGAATGACAAACGACACTACGCACAGCTTCAGTTCCCACAGTTCTCACACTACAGGTAACGGCGTTTACACCTTCACGCCAGTTCAGACGCAAACAAGTCACACAGATCCAAAATACACGGTCATTGATAACAATGCTTCGAAAGGTCTCGAAGAGACCAAGTATACATCCTGCGAAAACGACCTTGGCGTAAGGGATTGCCAATCGGAACTAGGCGAagataaacaaacgaacgatACGGGCGGAAAATATCGAAGGGAATTCACCAGCGAAGGTTCAGCCTGCGTTTTCACCGAACAATCGCAGAAGTCGAGCGTCGAAAACGAAACCCGTGAGTCGTCTCCAGATATTGGTCGTGCGTCTAACGACGCTGTACATATTTTACCTGAGACGTTGGTATCTGGTGCAGTAACCGTCGCATCGAGCGCTTATTCAACCGCACGCCGAGTTTTTGATCGAATTCGCAGTATGCAATCG GGAGGTGCTTATGAAAATGTGGATGATGGCATTCTTGGCTCGGACATTGAAAGATACTTCAGTGTTCTCGAAGAAATGGGATTCACCAACGTTGAATTGAACGCACGACTTCTTCATGAATACAAATTCGATATGTCAAGAGTGATAAGTGCGTTGGTAcaataa
- the LOC124309660 gene encoding uncharacterized protein LOC124309660 isoform X4 — translation MAMSSVTGLQSGLVDQPELIFELEWKRPPKYSAKRQDPKARIGICDPPDPSLDLWLFKSYLCQNIGLSGDIAISYVDSDGDELPIDSECEFREALKFARLQSKKYKNVVLIIDKIGKQELSSNKVDPKQALLFNACDGLFVIPKKPSLTTKNEMAPIHMTGIIKSDEKVEEKPKTNSSFESSSPENAPPAWFRSYMDSMKREIVEEVSTKVMSEVMGVLNAGSSETCSSCSHSMHRNRHSQESNTEEKLRRKKKKRAIGEVESSDTFNPPQQPDVQVLRRLKKIESLAHNFHKALENKRKKCEKIKYAYPNIVLLDNNLDKRPKSAFVPVISAAPKDELPTKCETDSNIASCSEGRARMNCSVTGQEMLEKPTSKENTYESESDSDNISMLYDSDNSVNLSDAEHDYNFEMVQTPPCFILDKPLNTCDSQDSKPPETFDNSAPLTADRHNFNVVCEAESDRNNNQDSPSYEVLSDPASSDSSLRLNEDHFHVSRNISEQTSNADLIDLNHENQDEKKSNALVIDMAGKVFEESIDDASNEVIEIYLNKRPGGSYAFVNETLPSHVTKDTSQMSKSDTNLGESNYESCNLNLNMKSSHPSYESKKDKSAPTVTESQTTFQSQTEFTSGMTNDTTHSFSSHSSHTTGNGVYTFTPVQTQTSHTDPKYTVIDNNASKGLEETKYTSCENDLGVRDCQSELGEDKQTNDTGGKYRREFTSEGSACVFTEQSQKSSVENETQRKNNQISSYREVLMKMWMMAFLARTLKDTSVFSKKWDSPTLN, via the exons TGCCAAAACATAGGCTTGTCAGGGGACATAGCTATCAGCTACGTGGATAGCGACGGTGACGAACTACCAATCGATTCGGAGTGTGAATTTCGTGAAGCACTTaag TTTGCTAGATTGCAAAGCAAGAAGTACAAGAATGTTGTGTTGATCATTGACAAAATAGGGAAGCAAGAATTATCGTCTAACAAAGTTGATCCGAAACAGGCCCTCCTGTTTAATGCTTGCGACGGATTGTTTGTTATTCCAAAAAAACCCTCTTTAACTACGAAGAACGAAATGGCTCCAATCCACATGACTGGGATCATCAAGAGTGAtgaaaaagtagaagaaaagCCTAAGACTAACTCTTCTTTTGAATCCTCGTCACCTGAAAACGCTCCACCAGCTTGGTTCAGAAGTTACATGGACTCG ATGAAGCGTGAGATCGTCGAAGAGGTCTCTACGAAAGTAATGTCGGAGGTAATGGGAGTATTGAATGCAGGTTCTTCAGAGACATGTTCCTCGTGCAGCCATTCTATGCATCGCAATCGCCATTCTCAAGAGTCAAATACTGAAGAGAAACTACgtcgtaaaaagaaaaagcgaGCCATCGGCGAAGTAGAATCAAGCGATACGTTTAACCCTCCTCAACAGCCGGATGTTCAAGTGCTTCGAAGGCTAAAGAAGATCGAAAGTTTGGCACACAACTTTCATAAGGCGCTTGAGAATAagcgaaaaaaatgtgaaaagatAAAATATGCTTATCCTAATATCGTTCTGCTGGATAATAACCTCGATAAGCGTCCCAAAAGCGCTTTTGTACCTGTCATCTCAGCAGCGCCAAAAGATGAACTGCCCACGAAATGCGAGACAGATTCGAACATTGCTTCCTGCAGCGAGGGAAGGGCTCGAATGAATTGCTCCGTAACTGGACAAGAAATGCTCGAGAAGCCGACGAGCAAAGAAAACACGTACGAAAGTGAGTCCGACAGTGACAACATCAGCATGTTGTACGACAGCGACAACTCTGTTAATCTTTCGGACGCCGAGCATGACTATAACTTTGAGATGGTACAGACACCGCCCTGCTTCATACTAGACAAACCATTAAACACTTGCGACTCCCAGGATTCAAAACCTCCCGAAACATTTGACAACAGCGCTCCGCTAACAGCGGACAGGCATAACTTCAACGTCGTGTGTGAAGCAGAAAGCGATCGTAACAACAATCAAGATTCTCCGAGCTACGAGGTTCTCTCCGACCCAGCATCTTCCGACTCCTCGCTCCGCCTAAACGAGGACCATTTCCATGTGAGCAGGAATATATCGGAACAAACGTCAAATGCAGACCTTATCGATCTGAACCACGAGAATCAAGATGAGAAAAAGAGCAATGCGCTTGTGATTGACATGGCAGGAAAGGTATTTGAAGAGAGTATTGATGATGCATCAAACGAAGTAATCGAAATATATTTGAACAAACGCCCTGGAGGCAGTTACGCCTTCGTCAATGAAACTTTACCGAGCCACGTCACCAAAGACACTTCACAAATGTCCAAGTCGGACACGAATTTGGGTGAGTCGAACTACGAGAGTTGTAACTTGAATTTGAACATGAAAAGTTCTCATCCAAGTTACGAATCGAAGAAAGACAAATCAGCCCCTACTGTCACCGAATCGCAGACCACTTTTCAATCACAAACAGAGTTCACGTCGGGAATGACAAACGACACTACGCACAGCTTCAGTTCCCACAGTTCTCACACTACAGGTAACGGCGTTTACACCTTCACGCCAGTTCAGACGCAAACAAGTCACACAGATCCAAAATACACGGTCATTGATAACAATGCTTCGAAAGGTCTCGAAGAGACCAAGTATACATCCTGCGAAAACGACCTTGGCGTAAGGGATTGCCAATCGGAACTAGGCGAagataaacaaacgaacgatACGGGCGGAAAATATCGAAGGGAATTCACCAGCGAAGGTTCAGCCTGCGTTTTCACCGAACAATCGCAGAAGTCGAGCGTCGAAAACGAAACCC aaagaaaaaataatcaaatatcaTCTTATAGGGAGGTGCTTATGAAAATGTGGATGATGGCATTCTTGGCTCGGACATTGAAAGATACTTCAGTGTTCTCGAAGAAATGGGATTCACCAACGTTGAATTGA
- the LOC124309660 gene encoding uncharacterized protein LOC124309660 isoform X5 — MAMSSVTGLQSGLVDQPELIFELEWKRPPKYSAKRQDPKARIGICDPPDPSLDLWLFKSYLCQNIGLSGDIAISYVDSDGDELPIDSECEFREALKFARLQSKKYKNVVLIIDKIGKQELSSNKVDPKQALLFNACDGLFVIPKKPSLTTKNEMAPIHMTGIIKSDEKVEEKPKTNSSFESSSPENAPPAWFRSYMDSMKREIVEEVSTKVMSEVMGVLNAGSSETCSSCSHSMHRNRHSQESNTEEKLRRKKKKRAIGEVESSDTFNPPQQPDVQVLRRLKKIESLAHNFHKALENKRKKCEKIKYAYPNIVLLDNNLDKRPKSAFVPVISAAPKDELPTKCETDSNIASCSEGRARMNCSVTGQEMLEKPTSKENTYESESDSDNISMLYDSDNSVNLSDAEHDYNFEMVQTPPCFILDKPLNTCDSQDSKPPETFDNSAPLTADRHNFNVVCEAESDRNNNQDSPSYEVLSDPASSDSSLRLNEDHFHVSRNISEQTSNADLIDLNHENQDEKKSNALVIDMAGKVFEESIDDASNEVIEIYLNKRPGGSYAFVNETLPSHVTKDTSQMSKSDTNLGESNYESCNLNLNMKSSHPSYESKKDKSAPTVTESQTTFQSQTEFTSGMTNDTTHSFSSHSSHTTGNGVYTFTPVQTQTSHTDPKYTVIDNNASKGLEETKYTSCENDLGVRDCQSELGEDKQTNDTGGKYRREFTSEGSACVFTEQSQKSSVENETRRCL; from the exons TGCCAAAACATAGGCTTGTCAGGGGACATAGCTATCAGCTACGTGGATAGCGACGGTGACGAACTACCAATCGATTCGGAGTGTGAATTTCGTGAAGCACTTaag TTTGCTAGATTGCAAAGCAAGAAGTACAAGAATGTTGTGTTGATCATTGACAAAATAGGGAAGCAAGAATTATCGTCTAACAAAGTTGATCCGAAACAGGCCCTCCTGTTTAATGCTTGCGACGGATTGTTTGTTATTCCAAAAAAACCCTCTTTAACTACGAAGAACGAAATGGCTCCAATCCACATGACTGGGATCATCAAGAGTGAtgaaaaagtagaagaaaagCCTAAGACTAACTCTTCTTTTGAATCCTCGTCACCTGAAAACGCTCCACCAGCTTGGTTCAGAAGTTACATGGACTCG ATGAAGCGTGAGATCGTCGAAGAGGTCTCTACGAAAGTAATGTCGGAGGTAATGGGAGTATTGAATGCAGGTTCTTCAGAGACATGTTCCTCGTGCAGCCATTCTATGCATCGCAATCGCCATTCTCAAGAGTCAAATACTGAAGAGAAACTACgtcgtaaaaagaaaaagcgaGCCATCGGCGAAGTAGAATCAAGCGATACGTTTAACCCTCCTCAACAGCCGGATGTTCAAGTGCTTCGAAGGCTAAAGAAGATCGAAAGTTTGGCACACAACTTTCATAAGGCGCTTGAGAATAagcgaaaaaaatgtgaaaagatAAAATATGCTTATCCTAATATCGTTCTGCTGGATAATAACCTCGATAAGCGTCCCAAAAGCGCTTTTGTACCTGTCATCTCAGCAGCGCCAAAAGATGAACTGCCCACGAAATGCGAGACAGATTCGAACATTGCTTCCTGCAGCGAGGGAAGGGCTCGAATGAATTGCTCCGTAACTGGACAAGAAATGCTCGAGAAGCCGACGAGCAAAGAAAACACGTACGAAAGTGAGTCCGACAGTGACAACATCAGCATGTTGTACGACAGCGACAACTCTGTTAATCTTTCGGACGCCGAGCATGACTATAACTTTGAGATGGTACAGACACCGCCCTGCTTCATACTAGACAAACCATTAAACACTTGCGACTCCCAGGATTCAAAACCTCCCGAAACATTTGACAACAGCGCTCCGCTAACAGCGGACAGGCATAACTTCAACGTCGTGTGTGAAGCAGAAAGCGATCGTAACAACAATCAAGATTCTCCGAGCTACGAGGTTCTCTCCGACCCAGCATCTTCCGACTCCTCGCTCCGCCTAAACGAGGACCATTTCCATGTGAGCAGGAATATATCGGAACAAACGTCAAATGCAGACCTTATCGATCTGAACCACGAGAATCAAGATGAGAAAAAGAGCAATGCGCTTGTGATTGACATGGCAGGAAAGGTATTTGAAGAGAGTATTGATGATGCATCAAACGAAGTAATCGAAATATATTTGAACAAACGCCCTGGAGGCAGTTACGCCTTCGTCAATGAAACTTTACCGAGCCACGTCACCAAAGACACTTCACAAATGTCCAAGTCGGACACGAATTTGGGTGAGTCGAACTACGAGAGTTGTAACTTGAATTTGAACATGAAAAGTTCTCATCCAAGTTACGAATCGAAGAAAGACAAATCAGCCCCTACTGTCACCGAATCGCAGACCACTTTTCAATCACAAACAGAGTTCACGTCGGGAATGACAAACGACACTACGCACAGCTTCAGTTCCCACAGTTCTCACACTACAGGTAACGGCGTTTACACCTTCACGCCAGTTCAGACGCAAACAAGTCACACAGATCCAAAATACACGGTCATTGATAACAATGCTTCGAAAGGTCTCGAAGAGACCAAGTATACATCCTGCGAAAACGACCTTGGCGTAAGGGATTGCCAATCGGAACTAGGCGAagataaacaaacgaacgatACGGGCGGAAAATATCGAAGGGAATTCACCAGCGAAGGTTCAGCCTGCGTTTTCACCGAACAATCGCAGAAGTCGAGCGTCGAAAACGAAACCC GGAGGTGCTTATGA
- the LOC124309660 gene encoding uncharacterized protein LOC124309660 isoform X2 — protein sequence MAMSSVTGLQSGLVDQPELIFELEWKRPPKYSAKRQDPKARIGICDPPDPSLDLWLFKSYLCQNIGLSGDIAISYVDSDGDELPIDSECEFREALKFARLQSKKYKNVVLIIDKIGKQELSSNKVDPKQALLFNACDGLFVIPKKPSLTTKNEMAPIHMTGIIKSDEKVEEKPKTNSSFESSSPENAPPAWFRSYMDSMKREIVEEVSTKVMSEVMGVLNAGSSETCSSCSHSMHRNRHSQESNTEEKLRRKKKKRAIGEVESSDTFNPPQQPDVQVLRRLKKIESLAHNFHKALENKRKKCEKIKYAYPNIVLLDNNLDKRPKSAFVPVISAAPKDELPTKCETDSNIASCSEGRARMNCSVTGQEMLEKPTSKENTYESESDSDNISMLYDSDNSVNLSDAEHDYNFEMVQTPPCFILDKPLNTCDSQDSKPPETFDNSAPLTADRHNFNVVCEAESDRNNNQDSPSYEVLSDPASSDSSLRLNEDHFHVSRNISEQTSNADLIDLNHENQDEKKSNALVIDMAGKVFEESIDDASNEVIEIYLNKRPGGSYAFVNETLPSHVTKDTSQMSKSDTNLGESNYESCNLNLNMKSSHPSYESKKDKSAPTVTESQTTFQSQTEFTSGMTNDTTHSFSSHSSHTTGNGVYTFTPVQTQTSHTDPKYTVIDNNASKGLEETKYTSCENDLGVRDCQSELGEDKQTNDTGGKYRREFTSEGSACVFTEQSQKSSVENETRESSPDIGRASNDAVHILPETLVSGAVTVASSAYSTARRVFDRIRSMQSKEKIIKYHLIGRCL from the exons TGCCAAAACATAGGCTTGTCAGGGGACATAGCTATCAGCTACGTGGATAGCGACGGTGACGAACTACCAATCGATTCGGAGTGTGAATTTCGTGAAGCACTTaag TTTGCTAGATTGCAAAGCAAGAAGTACAAGAATGTTGTGTTGATCATTGACAAAATAGGGAAGCAAGAATTATCGTCTAACAAAGTTGATCCGAAACAGGCCCTCCTGTTTAATGCTTGCGACGGATTGTTTGTTATTCCAAAAAAACCCTCTTTAACTACGAAGAACGAAATGGCTCCAATCCACATGACTGGGATCATCAAGAGTGAtgaaaaagtagaagaaaagCCTAAGACTAACTCTTCTTTTGAATCCTCGTCACCTGAAAACGCTCCACCAGCTTGGTTCAGAAGTTACATGGACTCG ATGAAGCGTGAGATCGTCGAAGAGGTCTCTACGAAAGTAATGTCGGAGGTAATGGGAGTATTGAATGCAGGTTCTTCAGAGACATGTTCCTCGTGCAGCCATTCTATGCATCGCAATCGCCATTCTCAAGAGTCAAATACTGAAGAGAAACTACgtcgtaaaaagaaaaagcgaGCCATCGGCGAAGTAGAATCAAGCGATACGTTTAACCCTCCTCAACAGCCGGATGTTCAAGTGCTTCGAAGGCTAAAGAAGATCGAAAGTTTGGCACACAACTTTCATAAGGCGCTTGAGAATAagcgaaaaaaatgtgaaaagatAAAATATGCTTATCCTAATATCGTTCTGCTGGATAATAACCTCGATAAGCGTCCCAAAAGCGCTTTTGTACCTGTCATCTCAGCAGCGCCAAAAGATGAACTGCCCACGAAATGCGAGACAGATTCGAACATTGCTTCCTGCAGCGAGGGAAGGGCTCGAATGAATTGCTCCGTAACTGGACAAGAAATGCTCGAGAAGCCGACGAGCAAAGAAAACACGTACGAAAGTGAGTCCGACAGTGACAACATCAGCATGTTGTACGACAGCGACAACTCTGTTAATCTTTCGGACGCCGAGCATGACTATAACTTTGAGATGGTACAGACACCGCCCTGCTTCATACTAGACAAACCATTAAACACTTGCGACTCCCAGGATTCAAAACCTCCCGAAACATTTGACAACAGCGCTCCGCTAACAGCGGACAGGCATAACTTCAACGTCGTGTGTGAAGCAGAAAGCGATCGTAACAACAATCAAGATTCTCCGAGCTACGAGGTTCTCTCCGACCCAGCATCTTCCGACTCCTCGCTCCGCCTAAACGAGGACCATTTCCATGTGAGCAGGAATATATCGGAACAAACGTCAAATGCAGACCTTATCGATCTGAACCACGAGAATCAAGATGAGAAAAAGAGCAATGCGCTTGTGATTGACATGGCAGGAAAGGTATTTGAAGAGAGTATTGATGATGCATCAAACGAAGTAATCGAAATATATTTGAACAAACGCCCTGGAGGCAGTTACGCCTTCGTCAATGAAACTTTACCGAGCCACGTCACCAAAGACACTTCACAAATGTCCAAGTCGGACACGAATTTGGGTGAGTCGAACTACGAGAGTTGTAACTTGAATTTGAACATGAAAAGTTCTCATCCAAGTTACGAATCGAAGAAAGACAAATCAGCCCCTACTGTCACCGAATCGCAGACCACTTTTCAATCACAAACAGAGTTCACGTCGGGAATGACAAACGACACTACGCACAGCTTCAGTTCCCACAGTTCTCACACTACAGGTAACGGCGTTTACACCTTCACGCCAGTTCAGACGCAAACAAGTCACACAGATCCAAAATACACGGTCATTGATAACAATGCTTCGAAAGGTCTCGAAGAGACCAAGTATACATCCTGCGAAAACGACCTTGGCGTAAGGGATTGCCAATCGGAACTAGGCGAagataaacaaacgaacgatACGGGCGGAAAATATCGAAGGGAATTCACCAGCGAAGGTTCAGCCTGCGTTTTCACCGAACAATCGCAGAAGTCGAGCGTCGAAAACGAAACCCGTGAGTCGTCTCCAGATATTGGTCGTGCGTCTAACGACGCTGTACATATTTTACCTGAGACGTTGGTATCTGGTGCAGTAACCGTCGCATCGAGCGCTTATTCAACCGCACGCCGAGTTTTTGATCGAATTCGCAGTATGCAATCG aaagaaaaaataatcaaatatcaTCTTATAGGGAGGTGCTTATGA